A genomic segment from Flavobacterium litorale encodes:
- a CDS encoding alpha/beta fold hydrolase — MQSNNTDGKYSYYEKGEGTPIIILHGLMGGLSNFDGVAEFFPENGYKVVIPELPIYTQSLLKTNVKAFAKWVKDFITHKGYQRVILLGNSLGGHIALYHTKMYPEKMLGLIITGSSGLYESAMGDSYPRRGDYDYIQKKAEAVFYDPAIATKEIVDEVYAVANDRIKLLKTLTIAKSAIRHNMAKDLPKMHVPTCIIWGKNDNVTPPEVAEEFHELLPNSDLFWIDKCGHAAMMEHPDEFNEIMNGWLKKKNFATVTTENTKA, encoded by the coding sequence ATGCAAAGCAACAATACAGACGGTAAGTACAGCTACTACGAAAAAGGAGAGGGTACGCCGATAATTATACTACACGGACTTATGGGAGGGCTTAGCAACTTTGACGGTGTTGCTGAATTTTTCCCAGAAAATGGGTACAAAGTAGTTATTCCAGAACTGCCTATATATACGCAAAGCCTATTGAAAACCAATGTAAAGGCTTTTGCCAAATGGGTAAAAGATTTTATTACACACAAAGGGTACCAAAGGGTTATACTTCTTGGTAACTCGTTGGGCGGACATATTGCCTTATACCACACTAAAATGTATCCCGAAAAAATGCTGGGGCTTATTATTACAGGAAGCTCTGGATTGTACGAAAGTGCTATGGGCGATAGTTACCCACGTAGGGGTGATTACGATTACATACAGAAAAAAGCAGAGGCTGTGTTTTACGACCCTGCTATAGCTACCAAAGAAATTGTTGATGAGGTATATGCGGTAGCGAATGACAGAATAAAACTGCTAAAAACACTTACCATTGCCAAAAGCGCTATACGCCACAACATGGCTAAAGATTTACCTAAAATGCATGTACCAACGTGTATAATATGGGGCAAAAATGATAATGTTACTCCGCCAGAGGTTGCTGAGGAATTCCACGAATTGCTTCCTAATTCTGATTTATTTTGGATAGATAAATGTGGGCATGCTGCCATGATGGAGCATCCTGATGAGTTTAACGAAATAATGAATGGCTGGTTAAAAAAGAAGAATTTTGCAACGGTAACTACCGAAAATACAAAGGCATAA
- the yihA gene encoding ribosome biogenesis GTP-binding protein YihA/YsxC, translating to MKINTAEFIISNSDVSKCPKELLPEYAFIGRSNVGKSSLINMITGRNSLAKTSGKPGKTQLINHFKINSNWFLVDLPGYGYARVSKKTKATFQKFITNYFEKREQLTCAFVLIDIRHEAQKIDLEFINYLGENEIPFCIIFTKADKISPRKIEEHVNAYSAKLLENNWEAMPQHFVTSSTKNIGRDEVLDYIAAVNQSIFSDQ from the coding sequence ATGAAGATTAATACTGCCGAATTTATAATAAGTAACTCTGATGTTAGTAAATGCCCTAAGGAGCTGTTACCTGAGTATGCTTTTATAGGCAGATCTAACGTTGGTAAATCGTCATTAATTAACATGATTACGGGGCGCAACAGCCTTGCTAAAACATCGGGTAAACCTGGAAAAACACAGTTAATAAACCATTTTAAAATAAATAGCAACTGGTTTTTGGTTGATTTACCAGGATATGGTTATGCTCGGGTTTCTAAAAAAACAAAGGCTACTTTCCAGAAGTTTATCACCAATTACTTTGAAAAAAGAGAACAATTAACGTGTGCTTTTGTACTGATTGATATTCGGCATGAGGCGCAAAAAATTGATTTGGAGTTTATAAACTATTTGGGCGAAAACGAAATTCCTTTTTGTATTATATTTACGAAAGCCGATAAGATAAGCCCGCGTAAAATAGAGGAACACGTAAATGCTTATAGCGCCAAATTACTGGAAAACAATTGGGAAGCAATGCCACAGCATTTTGTAACCTCATCTACAAAAAACATAGGGCGCGACGAGGTACTGGATTATATTGCTGCTGTCAATCAAAGCATATTTAGCGACCAATAG
- a CDS encoding penicillin-binding protein, whose product MGVKDKAISYRIYLVAFAIFVMAILIVVKLSTIQWVNGDHYRQLAHERTVREFTIPANRGNVYSADGSLLATSIPNYTIRFDALAPQKEDFDAHLPALCDSLSVMLGKPASYYYSRLTKARNTKNRYLLITKKLSYTEYIRIKKFPLFEKGPYRGGIITEQKTVREHPIGRIAARTIGYERLSHTGKNLEVGIEGAFAQYLNGTNGKRMMQKIAKNQWKPISDNNEVEPVDGYDIISTIDVYIQDIAHHALLKQLEYYEADHGCVVVMETKTGYVKAISNLGRARDSSYYETINYAVGESQEPGSTFKLAALIALLEDKKADTSTVYDTNDGVITYYNRKVRDSKKGGYGKISLARGFEVSSNTVLAQAVQNSYEEEPETFVKHLTDDFALSAPLGVSIIGEGKPKIPRPDDRAWSKISLPWMGFGYGVSMTPLQTLALYNAVANDGEMVRPLFVKEIKEWDKTIKHFDKEVINPKICSQETIDKVKDVLQNVVKRGTGSKLYSPNFSMAGKTGTAQVNYGSGKGKESNMYYSSSFAGYFPADNPRYSCIVIIHKPSVIKGYYGADVSGPVFKRIAQKIYTDLPSTNSVEKLDGALPQQEQLYASYYEQSNKAEKTEGIMPNLIGMSGMDAVALLGNMGVKVKINGNGKVKKQSLAPGNPIKTTKTVVLELS is encoded by the coding sequence ATGGGAGTAAAAGATAAAGCAATCTCTTACCGAATATATTTAGTAGCCTTCGCAATTTTTGTGATGGCTATACTTATTGTAGTAAAACTCTCTACTATACAATGGGTAAACGGCGACCATTACCGCCAACTAGCGCATGAGCGTACGGTGCGCGAGTTTACCATTCCTGCTAATAGGGGTAATGTATATTCTGCCGATGGTAGCCTGTTGGCAACATCCATACCCAATTATACCATCCGTTTTGATGCTTTGGCACCACAAAAAGAAGATTTTGATGCACACCTGCCTGCACTATGCGATTCGTTATCGGTAATGTTAGGTAAGCCAGCGTCGTACTACTATTCTAGGTTAACCAAAGCGCGCAACACCAAAAACAGGTACTTGCTTATTACAAAAAAATTGAGTTACACAGAGTATATTCGCATCAAGAAATTTCCACTTTTCGAGAAAGGACCTTACAGAGGCGGTATTATTACCGAACAAAAAACAGTTAGAGAACATCCGATTGGCAGAATTGCTGCCCGAACCATTGGCTACGAACGATTGAGCCATACAGGTAAAAACCTTGAAGTGGGTATAGAAGGGGCGTTTGCGCAATACCTTAACGGTACTAATGGTAAGCGCATGATGCAAAAAATAGCTAAAAACCAATGGAAGCCCATTAGTGACAATAACGAAGTAGAGCCCGTAGATGGTTACGATATTATATCGACTATAGATGTGTACATACAAGATATTGCACATCATGCTTTATTAAAACAATTGGAGTATTACGAAGCCGACCACGGATGTGTGGTTGTTATGGAAACCAAAACGGGCTACGTAAAAGCCATATCCAACTTAGGGCGTGCCCGCGACAGTTCGTACTACGAAACCATTAACTATGCTGTGGGCGAATCGCAAGAGCCAGGTTCAACCTTTAAACTTGCAGCACTTATAGCATTGTTAGAAGATAAAAAAGCGGATACTAGCACCGTGTACGATACAAACGATGGAGTGATAACCTACTATAACCGTAAAGTACGGGACTCTAAAAAAGGAGGGTACGGTAAAATTTCGTTAGCACGAGGCTTCGAGGTATCGTCCAATACGGTTCTCGCACAAGCGGTACAAAACAGTTACGAAGAAGAGCCCGAAACGTTTGTAAAACACTTAACAGACGATTTTGCACTAAGTGCACCTTTAGGAGTATCGATAATAGGAGAAGGGAAACCAAAAATACCACGTCCCGACGATAGGGCATGGTCTAAAATATCACTGCCGTGGATGGGCTTTGGCTATGGTGTGTCTATGACGCCACTGCAAACCCTAGCACTGTACAATGCCGTAGCCAATGATGGCGAGATGGTACGCCCTTTATTTGTAAAGGAAATAAAAGAGTGGGATAAAACCATCAAACATTTCGATAAAGAGGTGATTAACCCAAAAATATGCTCGCAAGAAACCATAGATAAAGTAAAAGATGTGCTCCAAAACGTAGTAAAACGTGGTACAGGTTCAAAACTATATTCGCCAAACTTTTCCATGGCAGGTAAAACAGGTACAGCACAAGTAAACTACGGTAGTGGCAAAGGCAAAGAGAGTAATATGTACTATTCATCCTCGTTTGCAGGCTATTTTCCAGCCGATAACCCACGTTACTCGTGTATTGTAATTATACACAAACCAAGTGTTATTAAAGGCTATTATGGTGCCGACGTGTCGGGACCTGTATTTAAACGCATCGCCCAAAAAATATATACCGATTTGCCTTCTACTAACAGCGTAGAAAAGCTAGATGGTGCCCTACCACAACAAGAACAACTGTATGCATCGTATTATGAGCAATCGAACAAAGCAGAAAAAACAGAGGGTATAATGCCCAACCTTATTGGTATGAGTGGTATGGATGCCGTAGCCCTATTGGGTAATATGGGTGTTAAGGTTAAAATAAATGGTAACGGCAAGGTAAAAAAGCAATCGTTAGCACCAGGCAACCCAATTAAAACAACAAAAACAGTAGTACTGGAATTATCATGA
- the gldB gene encoding gliding motility lipoprotein GldB yields the protein MKKVVFIVVVLFVIVSCNDKDKKEHEIADVPVDGVTINRFDKQFFGGSPQDLPQLKEDYPYLFPEGNDDSVWIGKMQDPFQLKLYEEVQKKYPTTDALENDLEALFKHIKYYYPNFKTPKVITLVSDDIQTKAVFANDLLLIPLSLYLGEDNYLYEGLTSYQVEQFTPSQILPDVVTSFAATKVTPPRDRTLLGLMVYFGKELYMQDVLLPDAPDAHKIGYKPEQLQWAQENEAEMWRYFIDKNLLYDTNPKLAARFINPAPFTKFYLEFDNETPGRLGRWVGWQIVRAYAENNKNVTLQELLAIDAKTIFENAKYKPKK from the coding sequence ATGAAGAAAGTTGTATTTATAGTTGTTGTTCTTTTTGTTATTGTTTCTTGTAATGATAAAGATAAGAAAGAGCATGAAATAGCAGATGTACCTGTTGATGGGGTTACTATTAACCGTTTTGATAAGCAATTTTTTGGTGGAAGCCCACAAGACCTCCCACAATTAAAAGAAGATTATCCATACCTGTTCCCCGAAGGGAATGATGATAGTGTTTGGATAGGTAAAATGCAAGACCCCTTTCAGTTAAAACTGTATGAGGAAGTACAAAAAAAATACCCCACTACCGATGCGCTGGAGAATGACCTTGAAGCACTGTTTAAACACATAAAATATTATTACCCCAATTTTAAAACACCCAAAGTAATAACATTAGTATCAGACGATATTCAAACAAAGGCAGTATTTGCTAACGATTTGTTATTAATACCATTAAGCCTTTACCTAGGCGAGGATAATTATTTGTACGAAGGATTAACAAGTTACCAAGTGGAGCAGTTTACCCCATCGCAAATACTGCCCGATGTGGTTACATCTTTTGCAGCAACCAAAGTAACGCCACCACGCGATAGAACGTTACTAGGGCTAATGGTTTATTTTGGAAAAGAATTGTACATGCAAGATGTTTTGCTACCCGATGCGCCTGATGCACATAAGATAGGCTATAAGCCCGAACAGCTACAATGGGCACAAGAAAACGAGGCAGAAATGTGGCGTTATTTTATAGATAAAAATTTGTTGTACGATACCAACCCCAAACTAGCAGCACGGTTTATAAACCCTGCACCTTTTACCAAGTTTTACCTTGAGTTTGATAACGAAACACCGGGGAGGCTAGGGCGTTGGGTAGGCTGGCAAATTGTACGTGCGTACGCAGAAAATAATAAAAATGTAACTTTGCAGGAATTGTTGGCAATAGATGCCAAAACAATTTTTGAAAACGCTAAATATAAACCTAAAAAGTAA
- a CDS encoding GNAT family N-acetyltransferase has translation MKVTLRNYKPEDSTAVVNLFRDTVRAINANDYSEAQIKAWAPEAIDADKWNAKLLQHYTLVVVCEGDVICGFGDMDDTGYFDHLFVHKEYQRLGIAKKIATAIEAHAQQKGFNRITVAASITAKPFFIQRGYTIVREQQVAYNGQTFTNYFMEKVGLV, from the coding sequence ATGAAAGTTACATTACGAAACTATAAACCCGAAGATAGTACTGCGGTAGTAAATTTATTTAGAGATACCGTACGGGCTATAAATGCAAACGATTATTCCGAAGCACAAATAAAAGCATGGGCACCCGAAGCTATTGATGCCGATAAATGGAATGCTAAATTACTACAGCATTATACCCTTGTTGTGGTGTGTGAGGGCGACGTAATATGTGGTTTTGGCGATATGGATGATACGGGGTACTTCGATCATTTATTTGTACATAAAGAGTATCAACGACTCGGCATAGCCAAAAAAATTGCCACTGCTATAGAGGCTCATGCGCAACAAAAAGGGTTTAATCGTATAACTGTTGCGGCCTCTATAACTGCAAAACCCTTTTTTATACAACGTGGTTATACAATAGTGCGTGAGCAGCAAGTTGCTTACAATGGGCAAACGTTTACTAATTATTTTATGGAGAAAGTAGGGCTTGTGTAA
- a CDS encoding response regulator transcription factor → MIKLCLADNHPVVHYGMKSYFKESSEFSFVGVVNNLGNLIEVLSDKTVNVAIVDLELEGLTSINALKSLVEEFPNTKIILFTNLAEQIYAPNALKAGVSGYVHKSARMDALETAIVKANEGEIVYSELVRKNLALLNKGKKSERLYRKLSSREIEVLRYLSEGKKNKEIAKLLDLNEKTISTYKLRLLTKLHVTNLVDLVNKAKTLDIV, encoded by the coding sequence ATGATTAAGCTTTGTTTAGCCGATAACCATCCTGTTGTACACTACGGGATGAAGTCCTATTTTAAAGAGAGTTCAGAATTCAGTTTTGTTGGTGTTGTAAACAATTTAGGGAACTTGATTGAGGTACTGTCTGATAAAACAGTAAACGTTGCTATTGTAGACCTTGAATTGGAAGGACTTACCAGTATTAATGCCTTAAAATCGTTAGTTGAGGAGTTTCCGAATACAAAAATTATACTATTTACCAACCTTGCCGAACAAATTTATGCGCCCAACGCCTTAAAAGCGGGTGTATCGGGTTACGTGCACAAAAGTGCCCGTATGGATGCACTAGAAACTGCTATTGTAAAAGCTAACGAAGGCGAAATAGTGTATAGCGAATTGGTAAGAAAAAATTTGGCTTTACTAAATAAAGGGAAAAAATCGGAACGCTTGTACCGTAAATTGTCTTCGCGTGAAATTGAAGTATTACGCTATTTAAGTGAAGGAAAGAAAAATAAAGAGATTGCTAAATTATTGGACCTTAACGAAAAAACAATAAGTACCTACAAATTACGATTGCTTACCAAACTACATGTTACCAACCTTGTAGATTTAGTAAATAAAGCTAAAACACTCGATATTGTATAG
- the nadE gene encoding NAD(+) synthase codes for MHIDNGFNTEAINNHIVNWLRNYATNAKIKGFVVGISGGIDSALTSTLCAQTGLPTLCVSMPIHQAASQVHRGKEHIAQLKERFSNVSDTEADLTPVFEIFKKQVPESDNEQLYNLTLANTRARLRMTTLYYYAGIHGALVAGTGNKVEDFGVGFYTKYGDGGVDVSPIADLMKSEVRTLARHTGVPQSIIDAKPTDGLFGDDRSDEDQLGASYDELEWAMLEDENGANANDFAGRQKEVFAIYKRLNTINQHKMNPIPICEIPNNLK; via the coding sequence ATGCATATCGATAACGGATTTAATACCGAAGCAATCAACAATCATATCGTAAACTGGTTACGCAATTATGCAACTAACGCAAAAATAAAGGGTTTTGTTGTAGGCATATCGGGCGGTATCGACTCTGCACTTACCTCTACCCTATGTGCGCAAACGGGTTTACCTACGTTGTGTGTGAGTATGCCCATACACCAAGCAGCGAGCCAAGTACATCGTGGCAAGGAACATATTGCGCAGTTAAAGGAACGTTTTAGTAATGTATCGGATACAGAGGCTGACCTTACACCTGTTTTTGAAATATTTAAGAAGCAAGTACCCGAATCGGATAACGAGCAACTTTACAACTTAACCTTAGCCAATACTCGAGCCAGATTACGAATGACAACGTTATACTACTACGCGGGCATACATGGTGCATTAGTAGCGGGTACGGGGAACAAAGTAGAAGATTTTGGTGTTGGCTTTTACACTAAGTATGGCGATGGCGGGGTAGATGTTAGCCCTATTGCCGATTTAATGAAGAGCGAAGTACGTACTTTGGCACGACATACAGGTGTGCCGCAAAGTATTATTGATGCTAAACCTACAGATGGACTTTTTGGCGACGACCGTAGCGACGAAGACCAATTGGGTGCAAGCTACGATGAGTTGGAATGGGCAATGCTTGAGGATGAAAACGGCGCCAATGCAAATGATTTTGCAGGAAGGCAAAAAGAGGTTTTTGCCATTTATAAGCGGTTAAATACCATTAATCAGCATAAAATGAACCCTATACCCATTTGTGAAATTCCTAACAATTTGAAATAA
- a CDS encoding FtsL-like putative cell division protein — protein MKRGVYSLLKAKYLVDEGSMKNWGFIVFLIGIAILMIANTHNYEQKIYHIKELENEVKVLRSEFVDRRSELMELKMESTVARKMRKRGIYPASVPPKKIKVIQKEEKSTLDKLWE, from the coding sequence ATGAAACGGGGTGTGTACAGTTTACTAAAAGCAAAGTACTTGGTAGACGAAGGCTCTATGAAAAACTGGGGCTTCATCGTTTTTCTTATCGGCATCGCCATATTAATGATTGCGAATACACACAACTACGAACAGAAAATATACCACATTAAAGAATTGGAGAATGAAGTAAAAGTACTTCGCTCAGAATTTGTAGACCGACGCTCGGAATTAATGGAGCTTAAAATGGAATCGACCGTAGCCCGCAAAATGCGCAAGCGTGGCATATATCCAGCATCGGTACCGCCAAAAAAAATAAAAGTAATTCAAAAAGAAGAAAAGAGTACACTCGATAAGTTATGGGAGTAA
- the dnaG gene encoding DNA primase, translating into MISKNTIDTVFETARVEEVIGDFVQLKRAGSNLKGLSPFSNEKSPSFMVSPVKQIWKDFSSGKGGNAVAFLMEHEHFSYPEAIRYLANKYNIEIEETEQTDEQKEQANEKESMYLVSEFAQKYFHNTLLNTDTGKAIGYSYFKERGFTAETIKKFGLGYSPDVWDAFTKEALGKGYKEEYLEKTGLTIVKEDGRHLDRFRGRVIFPIQSMSGRTLGFGGRILGNDKKTAKYLNSPESEIYHKSKVLYGIYYAKQAIAKQDNCYLVEGYTDVIQLHQAGIENVVSSSGTALTPDQIRLINRLTKNITVLFDGDAAGLRASIRGIDLILEEGMNVKVCTFPEGEDPDSFAKNNTHEEVVAYLDNNAKDFIQFKASLLVDEAKNDPIKKAGLISDMVKSISKIPNVIQREVYIQECSRIMDISEQVLSSSLAQFLQKDIADANKKLKQEQKAKTLQPVEQATNQTRESINIQDVLERKIIEILLLYGSTLQEFEDVYIKYDEFGKEYEETERKEYKVYERIYLNLQEDEIEFTNPVFKDLYKAIIEYYLAEQELNVDTFLNNLPQELQAVATDIYMQDEKYYLHEWEEKKQIPVKEKTMAVASYATEHIIDLRWLLLGKLVQDLKQQVSPEADNMELLMAVNDYNMLINYLSRKISRIRSTFY; encoded by the coding sequence TTGATTTCTAAAAATACAATAGACACCGTTTTTGAAACTGCTCGTGTAGAGGAGGTTATCGGCGATTTTGTACAATTAAAACGTGCAGGGAGTAACTTAAAAGGATTAAGCCCGTTTAGTAACGAAAAATCGCCATCGTTTATGGTGTCGCCCGTAAAGCAAATCTGGAAAGATTTTAGTTCGGGCAAAGGGGGCAACGCAGTAGCTTTTTTAATGGAGCACGAACACTTTTCGTATCCCGAAGCTATTCGGTATTTAGCCAATAAATACAATATTGAAATAGAAGAAACGGAGCAAACCGACGAGCAAAAGGAACAGGCTAACGAAAAGGAAAGCATGTACCTAGTATCGGAGTTTGCACAAAAATACTTCCACAATACCTTACTTAATACCGATACGGGCAAGGCAATAGGCTATTCGTATTTTAAAGAGCGTGGTTTTACTGCCGAAACCATTAAGAAATTTGGTTTAGGCTATTCGCCCGATGTTTGGGATGCCTTTACGAAAGAAGCACTAGGTAAGGGCTACAAGGAAGAATATCTTGAAAAAACAGGGCTTACCATTGTAAAAGAAGATGGTAGGCATCTGGATCGTTTCCGAGGGCGGGTTATCTTTCCCATACAAAGCATGTCGGGGCGTACACTCGGTTTTGGAGGTCGTATTTTAGGTAACGATAAAAAAACAGCTAAATACTTAAATTCGCCCGAGAGCGAAATTTATCATAAAAGTAAAGTGCTTTATGGCATTTACTACGCCAAACAAGCTATTGCCAAGCAAGACAATTGTTATTTGGTGGAGGGCTATACCGATGTAATACAGTTGCACCAAGCAGGTATAGAAAACGTAGTATCGTCATCGGGTACTGCATTAACACCCGACCAAATTCGACTAATCAATCGCCTAACCAAAAACATAACCGTACTTTTTGATGGTGATGCTGCTGGGCTGCGTGCCTCCATTCGTGGTATTGATTTGATTTTGGAAGAGGGCATGAATGTAAAAGTATGTACATTCCCCGAAGGAGAAGACCCTGATAGTTTTGCCAAAAATAATACCCATGAGGAGGTAGTTGCTTATCTGGATAATAACGCTAAAGATTTTATACAATTTAAAGCATCCTTGCTGGTAGATGAAGCCAAAAACGACCCTATAAAAAAGGCAGGACTTATTAGCGATATGGTAAAAAGTATTTCTAAAATCCCTAACGTTATCCAGCGTGAAGTATATATACAGGAGTGTTCCCGAATTATGGATATATCCGAGCAAGTTTTATCAAGTTCTTTAGCACAGTTCTTACAAAAAGATATTGCCGATGCTAATAAAAAACTAAAACAGGAGCAAAAAGCTAAAACACTACAGCCTGTTGAGCAAGCTACCAATCAAACCCGCGAGAGTATAAACATACAGGATGTACTGGAGCGTAAAATTATAGAGATACTATTGCTTTACGGAAGTACATTGCAAGAGTTTGAAGATGTTTATATTAAATATGATGAGTTTGGTAAAGAATACGAGGAAACCGAGCGTAAGGAGTATAAAGTATACGAACGTATTTATTTAAACTTACAGGAGGACGAAATAGAATTTACCAACCCTGTTTTTAAGGATTTATACAAAGCTATAATAGAATATTATTTAGCGGAGCAAGAGTTAAATGTTGATACGTTTTTAAACAATTTACCGCAAGAACTGCAAGCTGTAGCAACAGATATTTACATGCAGGACGAAAAATATTATTTGCATGAGTGGGAAGAGAAAAAACAAATTCCTGTAAAAGAAAAAACAATGGCAGTAGCTAGTTACGCCACCGAACATATTATAGATTTACGCTGGTTATTACTAGGCAAGCTAGTACAAGATTTAAAGCAACAGGTAAGCCCCGAAGCTGATAATATGGAGTTGCTAATGGCGGTTAACGATTATAATATGTTGATTAACTACTTATCCAGAAAGATAAGCAGAATAAGGAGTACTTTTTATTAG
- the rsmH gene encoding 16S rRNA (cytosine(1402)-N(4))-methyltransferase RsmH, whose translation MTMMTEYHNPVLLNETVDGLAIKPDGVYVDVTFGGGGHSLEILKRLGDNGKLFAFDQDEDAQANAIDDPRFMLIPENFRFLKRYLRFHGVTAVDGILADLGVSSHQFDVAERGFSTRFEAELDMRMSKKNDVSAYTVINEYEEAQLKKMFFDYGELRNAGAIANAIVTARQEGEIKNSEELKTVLSRFLPAHRSNKILAQIYQAIRIEVNQELEVLKEFLIQSLEVLKVGGRLSVISYHSLEDRLVKRYMRNGMFEGEPERDLYGNFEVPFKNIQKLIVPTDEEIAVNNRARSAKLRVAEKL comes from the coding sequence ATGACGATGATGACGGAATATCATAATCCTGTTTTACTAAACGAAACCGTAGACGGGCTTGCTATAAAACCCGATGGTGTTTACGTTGATGTAACCTTTGGCGGTGGTGGGCACTCGCTTGAAATACTTAAAAGGCTAGGTGATAACGGGAAGCTTTTTGCTTTTGACCAAGATGAAGATGCACAAGCCAATGCAATAGACGATCCTCGTTTTATGCTAATACCCGAAAACTTTAGGTTTTTAAAAAGATACCTGCGTTTTCACGGTGTAACGGCTGTAGATGGAATACTGGCAGATTTAGGGGTATCGTCGCACCAGTTTGATGTAGCCGAGCGCGGATTCTCTACACGCTTTGAGGCGGAGCTGGATATGCGCATGAGTAAAAAAAATGATGTAAGTGCCTATACTGTAATTAACGAATACGAAGAAGCACAATTAAAAAAGATGTTTTTTGATTATGGCGAACTCCGAAACGCGGGTGCAATAGCCAATGCCATTGTTACCGCGCGCCAAGAAGGAGAAATTAAAAACTCTGAGGAGCTTAAAACAGTACTTAGCAGGTTTTTGCCAGCCCATAGGAGTAATAAAATACTAGCACAAATATATCAGGCTATCCGTATTGAGGTAAACCAAGAGTTAGAAGTGCTAAAAGAGTTTTTAATACAGTCGTTAGAAGTGCTAAAAGTAGGCGGTAGATTAAGTGTGATATCCTACCACTCGTTAGAAGATAGGTTGGTAAAACGCTACATGCGTAACGGAATGTTTGAAGGCGAGCCAGAGCGCGACCTGTACGGTAATTTTGAAGTGCCTTTTAAAAACATCCAGAAACTAATTGTGCCAACAGACGAAGAAATAGCAGTTAATAACCGTGCCAGAAGCGCAAAGCTGCGCGTAGCAGAAAAACTATAG
- the gldC gene encoding gliding motility protein GldC — protein sequence MSKNLTSEIKFDITLDDNKVPEKLHWTARDGGVENEESKAIMLSIWDNKAKESMRIDLWTKDMPLDEMKIFFHQTLVSMSDTFERATGDKKMSDTMKDFCDYFAEKLEIKKEE from the coding sequence ATGTCGAAAAACCTTACATCAGAAATAAAATTTGATATAACACTAGACGATAATAAAGTACCTGAAAAATTGCATTGGACGGCTCGTGATGGTGGTGTAGAAAACGAAGAATCGAAAGCCATAATGCTCTCCATATGGGATAACAAAGCAAAGGAAAGCATGCGTATTGACCTTTGGACAAAAGATATGCCTTTGGACGAAATGAAAATATTTTTTCACCAAACACTTGTTTCCATGTCCGATACGTTTGAGCGTGCTACGGGCGACAAAAAAATGAGTGATACCATGAAAGATTTTTGCGATTACTTTGCCGAAAAGCTCGAAATTAAAAAAGAAGAGTAA
- the mraZ gene encoding division/cell wall cluster transcriptional repressor MraZ, giving the protein MNTIVGTYECKVDAKGRLMMPAPLRKQLASGIDDGFVLKRSVFQPCLELYPMAEWEKMMQKINKLNRFVKKNNDFIRRFTAGVKMIEVDATGRLLVPKDLVTFAAINKDIVLSSAVNIIEIWDKEKYEQSIDDSVVDFADLAEEVMGNINDDDDGIS; this is encoded by the coding sequence TTGAATACCATTGTAGGAACATATGAATGTAAGGTAGATGCAAAGGGAAGGCTCATGATGCCTGCACCTTTGCGTAAGCAATTAGCATCTGGAATTGATGATGGTTTTGTTTTAAAACGCTCTGTTTTTCAGCCTTGCTTGGAGTTGTATCCGATGGCGGAGTGGGAAAAAATGATGCAGAAAATAAATAAACTGAACCGTTTTGTTAAAAAGAACAATGATTTTATACGACGTTTTACTGCGGGTGTAAAAATGATAGAGGTAGATGCTACAGGTAGGCTGTTAGTGCCTAAAGATCTTGTTACGTTTGCTGCAATAAACAAAGATATCGTACTGTCGTCGGCAGTAAATATCATTGAGATATGGGATAAAGAGAAATACGAACAATCTATTGACGATTCGGTAGTTGATTTTGCGGACTTGGCTGAAGAGGTAATGGGAAATATAAATGACGATGATGACGGAATATCATAA